The Ahaetulla prasina isolate Xishuangbanna chromosome 4, ASM2864084v1, whole genome shotgun sequence genome has a window encoding:
- the LOC131198904 gene encoding protein PALS2 isoform X2 produces the protein MQQVLDNLTDLPSSSGAEEIDLIFLKGIMENPIVKSLAKAHERLEDSKLEAVSDNNLELVNEILEDISPLINKDENIAELVGILKEPHFLSLLEAHDIVASKCYESPPSSPEINNASVNNQIVPVDAIRILGIHKRAGEPLGVTFRVENNDLVIARILHGGMIDRQGLLHVGDIIKEVNGHEVGNNPKELQELLKSISGSVTLKILPSYKDNIVPQQVFVKCHFDYNPFNDNLIPCKEAGLKFSKGEILQIVNREDPNWWQASHVKEGGSAGLIPSQFLEEKRKAFVRRDWENSSPFCGTINSKKKKKMMYLTTRNAEFDRHEIQIYEEVAKMPPFQRKTLVLIGAQGVGRRSLKNRFIVLNPTKFGTTVPFTSRKPRDDEKDGQAYRFVSRSEMEADIKAGRYLEHGEYEGNLYGTKIDSIIEVVQTGRTCILDVNPQALKVLRTSEFMPYVVFIAAPELETLRAMHKAVVDAGITTKLLTVVLNLRPVA, from the exons ATGCAGCAAGTTTTGGATAATCTTACTGATTTGCCCTCATCATCAGGAGCTGAAGAAATAGACCTTATTTTCTTGAAAGGAATTATGGAGAATCCTATTGTAAAATCACTTGCTAag GCTCATGAACGATTAGAGGATTCTAAACTTGAGGCTGTGAGTGATAACAATCTGGAGCTGGTCAATGAGATTCTTGAAGACATCAGTCCattaataaataaagatgaaaatattGCTGAATTAGTTGGTATACTAAAGGAACCACACTTTCTG TCACTCTTAGAAGCTCATGATATTGTGGCATCAAAGTGTTATGAATCTCCTCCCTCTAGTCCAGAAATAAATAATGCTTCGGTGAACAATCAGATAGTACCAGTAGATGCTATTCGTATACTTGGCATTCATAAAAGAGCAGGGGAGCCTTTG GGTGTGACATTTAGGGTGGAGAATAATGACCTGGTGATTGCAAGAATCCTTCATGGAGGAATGATAGACCGACAAGGTCTCCTACATGTAGGTGATATCATTAAAGAGGTTAATGGTCATGAAGTTGGAAACAATCCAAAAGAATTGCAAGAACTCCTGAAGAGTATTAGTGGTAGTGTCACTCTGAAGATTCTTCCTAGCTACAAAGATAATATTGTTCCCCAACAG GTATTTGTGAAGTGTCACTTTGATTATAATCCATTCAATGATAATCTCATTCCATGCAAAGAAGCTGGTCTTAAATTTTCCAAGGGAGAAATTCTTCAGATTGTAAATCGAGAAGACCCAAACTGGTGGCAG GCCAGCCATGTCAAAGAAGGAGGAAGTGCAGGACTTATTCCTAGCCAGTTtttagaagaaaagaggaaagcaTTTGTTAGACGGGATTGGGAAAATTCAA GTCCTTTCTGTGGGACAATAAatagtaaaaagaagaaaaaaatgatgtaTCTCACAACTAGAAATGCAG AGTTTGATCGACATGAAATTCAGATATATGAGGAAGTAGCAAAAATGCCtccatttcaaagaaaaacactGGTTTTAATAGGGGCCCAAGGAGTTGGCCGAAGGAGTCTGAAAAACAGATTTATTGTACTGAATCCCACAAAATTTGGAACCACAGTCCCAT TTACATCACGGAAACCGAGGGATGATGAGAAAGATGGACAAGCATATCGGTTTGTGTCACGAAGTGAAATGGAGGCAGATATTAAAGCAGGAAGATATTTAGAACACGGGGAATATGAAGGAAATCTTTATGGTACCAAAATAGATTCTATTATTGAAGTAGTTCAGACTGGAAGAACTTGTATCTTGGATGTGAATCCACAG GCACTTAAAGTGTTGCGGACATCTGAGTTTATGCCCTATGTAGTTTTTATTGCTGCTCCAGAACTTGAAACCCTGCGTGCAATGCACAAAGCTGTGGTTGATGCAGGAATTACAACCAAGCTTCTAACA gtagtcctcaacttacgaccagtcgcttag
- the LOC131198904 gene encoding protein PALS2 isoform X3, with the protein MQQVLDNLTDLPSSSGAEEIDLIFLKGIMENPIVKSLAKAHERLEDSKLEAVSDNNLELVNEILEDISPLINKDENIAELVGILKEPHFLSLLEAHDIVASKCYESPPSSPEINNASVNNQIVPVDAIRILGIHKRAGEPLVFVKCHFDYNPFNDNLIPCKEAGLKFSKGEILQIVNREDPNWWQASHVKEGGSAGLIPSQFLEEKRKAFVRRDWENSSPFCGTINSKKKKKMMYLTTRNAEFDRHEIQIYEEVAKMPPFQRKTLVLIGAQGVGRRSLKNRFIVLNPTKFGTTVPFTSRKPRDDEKDGQAYRFVSRSEMEADIKAGRYLEHGEYEGNLYGTKIDSIIEVVQTGRTCILDVNPQALKVLRTSEFMPYVVFIAAPELETLRAMHKAVVDAGITTKLLTDTDLKKTVDESARIQRAYSHYFDLIIVNDNLDKAFEKLQTATEKLRMESQWVPISWVY; encoded by the exons ATGCAGCAAGTTTTGGATAATCTTACTGATTTGCCCTCATCATCAGGAGCTGAAGAAATAGACCTTATTTTCTTGAAAGGAATTATGGAGAATCCTATTGTAAAATCACTTGCTAag GCTCATGAACGATTAGAGGATTCTAAACTTGAGGCTGTGAGTGATAACAATCTGGAGCTGGTCAATGAGATTCTTGAAGACATCAGTCCattaataaataaagatgaaaatattGCTGAATTAGTTGGTATACTAAAGGAACCACACTTTCTG TCACTCTTAGAAGCTCATGATATTGTGGCATCAAAGTGTTATGAATCTCCTCCCTCTAGTCCAGAAATAAATAATGCTTCGGTGAACAATCAGATAGTACCAGTAGATGCTATTCGTATACTTGGCATTCATAAAAGAGCAGGGGAGCCTTTG GTATTTGTGAAGTGTCACTTTGATTATAATCCATTCAATGATAATCTCATTCCATGCAAAGAAGCTGGTCTTAAATTTTCCAAGGGAGAAATTCTTCAGATTGTAAATCGAGAAGACCCAAACTGGTGGCAG GCCAGCCATGTCAAAGAAGGAGGAAGTGCAGGACTTATTCCTAGCCAGTTtttagaagaaaagaggaaagcaTTTGTTAGACGGGATTGGGAAAATTCAA GTCCTTTCTGTGGGACAATAAatagtaaaaagaagaaaaaaatgatgtaTCTCACAACTAGAAATGCAG AGTTTGATCGACATGAAATTCAGATATATGAGGAAGTAGCAAAAATGCCtccatttcaaagaaaaacactGGTTTTAATAGGGGCCCAAGGAGTTGGCCGAAGGAGTCTGAAAAACAGATTTATTGTACTGAATCCCACAAAATTTGGAACCACAGTCCCAT TTACATCACGGAAACCGAGGGATGATGAGAAAGATGGACAAGCATATCGGTTTGTGTCACGAAGTGAAATGGAGGCAGATATTAAAGCAGGAAGATATTTAGAACACGGGGAATATGAAGGAAATCTTTATGGTACCAAAATAGATTCTATTATTGAAGTAGTTCAGACTGGAAGAACTTGTATCTTGGATGTGAATCCACAG GCACTTAAAGTGTTGCGGACATCTGAGTTTATGCCCTATGTAGTTTTTATTGCTGCTCCAGAACTTGAAACCCTGCGTGCAATGCACAAAGCTGTGGTTGATGCAGGAATTACAACCAAGCTTCTAACA GATACTGATTTGAAGAAAACTGTTGATGAGAGTGCACGGATCCAGAGAGCTTATAGTCACTACTTTGATCTGATTATTGTGAATGACAACCTAGACAAAGCTTTTGAGAAGTTGCAAACTGCTACAGAGAAATTGAGAATGGAATCACAGTGGGTCCCGATTAGCTGGGTATACTGA
- the LOC131198904 gene encoding protein PALS2 isoform X1 — protein MQQVLDNLTDLPSSSGAEEIDLIFLKGIMENPIVKSLAKAHERLEDSKLEAVSDNNLELVNEILEDISPLINKDENIAELVGILKEPHFLSLLEAHDIVASKCYESPPSSPEINNASVNNQIVPVDAIRILGIHKRAGEPLGVTFRVENNDLVIARILHGGMIDRQGLLHVGDIIKEVNGHEVGNNPKELQELLKSISGSVTLKILPSYKDNIVPQQVFVKCHFDYNPFNDNLIPCKEAGLKFSKGEILQIVNREDPNWWQASHVKEGGSAGLIPSQFLEEKRKAFVRRDWENSSPFCGTINSKKKKKMMYLTTRNAEFDRHEIQIYEEVAKMPPFQRKTLVLIGAQGVGRRSLKNRFIVLNPTKFGTTVPFTSRKPRDDEKDGQAYRFVSRSEMEADIKAGRYLEHGEYEGNLYGTKIDSIIEVVQTGRTCILDVNPQALKVLRTSEFMPYVVFIAAPELETLRAMHKAVVDAGITTKLLTDTDLKKTVDESARIQRAYSHYFDLIIVNDNLDKAFEKLQTATEKLRMESQWVPISWVY, from the exons ATGCAGCAAGTTTTGGATAATCTTACTGATTTGCCCTCATCATCAGGAGCTGAAGAAATAGACCTTATTTTCTTGAAAGGAATTATGGAGAATCCTATTGTAAAATCACTTGCTAag GCTCATGAACGATTAGAGGATTCTAAACTTGAGGCTGTGAGTGATAACAATCTGGAGCTGGTCAATGAGATTCTTGAAGACATCAGTCCattaataaataaagatgaaaatattGCTGAATTAGTTGGTATACTAAAGGAACCACACTTTCTG TCACTCTTAGAAGCTCATGATATTGTGGCATCAAAGTGTTATGAATCTCCTCCCTCTAGTCCAGAAATAAATAATGCTTCGGTGAACAATCAGATAGTACCAGTAGATGCTATTCGTATACTTGGCATTCATAAAAGAGCAGGGGAGCCTTTG GGTGTGACATTTAGGGTGGAGAATAATGACCTGGTGATTGCAAGAATCCTTCATGGAGGAATGATAGACCGACAAGGTCTCCTACATGTAGGTGATATCATTAAAGAGGTTAATGGTCATGAAGTTGGAAACAATCCAAAAGAATTGCAAGAACTCCTGAAGAGTATTAGTGGTAGTGTCACTCTGAAGATTCTTCCTAGCTACAAAGATAATATTGTTCCCCAACAG GTATTTGTGAAGTGTCACTTTGATTATAATCCATTCAATGATAATCTCATTCCATGCAAAGAAGCTGGTCTTAAATTTTCCAAGGGAGAAATTCTTCAGATTGTAAATCGAGAAGACCCAAACTGGTGGCAG GCCAGCCATGTCAAAGAAGGAGGAAGTGCAGGACTTATTCCTAGCCAGTTtttagaagaaaagaggaaagcaTTTGTTAGACGGGATTGGGAAAATTCAA GTCCTTTCTGTGGGACAATAAatagtaaaaagaagaaaaaaatgatgtaTCTCACAACTAGAAATGCAG AGTTTGATCGACATGAAATTCAGATATATGAGGAAGTAGCAAAAATGCCtccatttcaaagaaaaacactGGTTTTAATAGGGGCCCAAGGAGTTGGCCGAAGGAGTCTGAAAAACAGATTTATTGTACTGAATCCCACAAAATTTGGAACCACAGTCCCAT TTACATCACGGAAACCGAGGGATGATGAGAAAGATGGACAAGCATATCGGTTTGTGTCACGAAGTGAAATGGAGGCAGATATTAAAGCAGGAAGATATTTAGAACACGGGGAATATGAAGGAAATCTTTATGGTACCAAAATAGATTCTATTATTGAAGTAGTTCAGACTGGAAGAACTTGTATCTTGGATGTGAATCCACAG GCACTTAAAGTGTTGCGGACATCTGAGTTTATGCCCTATGTAGTTTTTATTGCTGCTCCAGAACTTGAAACCCTGCGTGCAATGCACAAAGCTGTGGTTGATGCAGGAATTACAACCAAGCTTCTAACA GATACTGATTTGAAGAAAACTGTTGATGAGAGTGCACGGATCCAGAGAGCTTATAGTCACTACTTTGATCTGATTATTGTGAATGACAACCTAGACAAAGCTTTTGAGAAGTTGCAAACTGCTACAGAGAAATTGAGAATGGAATCACAGTGGGTCCCGATTAGCTGGGTATACTGA